In Microtus ochrogaster isolate Prairie Vole_2 chromosome 4, MicOch1.0, whole genome shotgun sequence, one genomic interval encodes:
- the Chrna1 gene encoding acetylcholine receptor subunit alpha: MELPAFLLLLGLCSAGLVLGSEHETRLVAKLFEDYSSVVRPVEDHREIVQVTVGLQLIQLINVDEVNQIVTTNIRLKQQWVDCNLKWNPDDYGGVKKIHVPSEKIWRPDVVLYNNADGDFAIVKFTKVLLDYTGHITWTPPAIYKSYCEIIVTHFPFDEQNCSMKLGTWTYDGSVVAINPESDQPDLSNFMESGEWVIKEARGWKHWVFYSCCPNTPYLDITYHFVMQRLPLYFIVNVIIPCLLFSFLTSLVFYLPTDSGEKMTLSISVLLSLTVFLLVIVELIPSTSSAVPLIGKYMLFTMVFVIASIIITVIVINTHHRSPSTHIMPEWVRKVFIDTIPNVMFFSTMKRPSRDKQEKKIFTEDIDISDISGKPGPPPVGFHSPLIRHPEVKSAIEGVKYIAETMKSDQESNNASEEWKYVAMVMDHILLGVFMLVCLIGTLAVFAGRLIELHQQG, translated from the exons ATGGAGCTCCCAGCGTTCCTCCTTCTGCTAGGCCTCTGCTCCG CTGGCCTGGTTCTGGGCTCCGAGCATGAGACGCGTCTGGTGGCAAAGCTATTTGAAGACTACAGCAGTGTGGTACGGCCAGTGGAGGACCACCGGGAGATTGTCCAGGTCACCGTGGGCCTGCAGCTGATCCAGCTCATCAATGTG GATGAAGTCAATCAGATTGTGACCACCAACATCCGTCTGAAACAG CAATGGGTAGATTGCAACTTGAAATGGAATCCAGACGACTATGGTGGGGTGAAAAAAATCCACGTCCCCTCGGAAAAGATCTGGCGGCCGGACGTCGTTCTCTATAACAA TGCAGATGGCGACTTTGCCATTGTCAAATTCACCAAGGTGCTCCTGGACTACACCGGCCATATCACCTGGACACCTCCAGCCATCTACAAAAGCTACTGTGAGATCATTGTCACCCATTTTCCCTTCGATGAGCAGAATTGCAGCATGAAGCTGGGCACCTGGACCTATGATGGCTCTGTGGTGGCCATCAACCCG gaAAGTGACCAGCCGGACCTGAGTAACTTCATGGAGAGCGGGGAGTGGGTGATCAAGGAAGCCAGGGGCTGGAAGCACTGGGTGTTTTACTCCTGCTGCCCCAACACCCCATACCTGGACATCACCTACCACTTCGTCATGCAGCGCCTGCCCCTCTACTTCATCGTCAACGTCATCATTCCCTGCCTGCTCTTCTCCTTCCTAACCAGCCTGGTGTTCTACCTGCCCACAGACTCAG gGGAGAAGATGACGCTGAGTATCTCTGTCTTGCTGTCCCTCACTGTGTTCCTTCTGGTCATTGTGGAGCTGATCCCGTCCACCTCCAGTGCCGTGCCTTTGATCGGGAAGTACATGCTGTTCACCATGGTGTTCGTCATTGCGTCCATCATTATCACCGTCATTGTCATCAATACGCACCACCGCTCGCCCAGCACACACATCATGCCTGAGTGGGTGCGGAAG GTTTTTATCGACACTATCCCAAACGTTATGTTTTTCTCCACAATGAAAAGACCATCCAGAGATAAGCaagagaaaaagatttttacaGAAGACATAGACATCTCTGACATTTCCGGGAAGCCGGGGCCTCCACCTGTGGGCTTCCACTCTCCCCTGATCAGGCACCCAGAGGTGAAAAGTGCCATCGAGGGTGTTAAGTACATCGCGGAGACCATGAAGTCAGACCAGGAGTCCAATAAT GCATCAGAGGAATGGAAGtatgttgccatggtgatggacCACATTCTCCTTGGAGTCTTTATGCTGGTATGTCTCATCGGGACACTGGCTGTGTTTGCAGGTCGGCTCATTGAGTTACACCAGCAAGGATGA